In Nocardioides luti, the DNA window AGGTCGTTGACGACCTCGCCGACGGTCTTGCCGTCGAGCTCGATGGCCTTGAGGGTCTCGGCGTCGCCGGCCTTGGCGGCGTCGGCCGCGTCGGCGATGCGCTGCGCGGTGCTGATGAACTCGTCGCCCTTGGCGACGAAGTCGGTCTCGCAGTTCAGCTCGACCAGGGCACCGCCGGAGGTGGCGACCAGACCGGCCGACGCCTCGCGCTCGGCGGCGCGCTCGGCCATCTTCTTGCCACCCTTGATCCGCAGGATCTCGACGGCCTTGTCGAAGTCGCCGTCGGCCTCGGTGAGGGCCTTCTTGCAGTCCATCATGCCGGCGCCGGACTGCTCGCGCAGCTTCTTGACGTCGGCGGCGGTGATGTTCGCCATGTGTGTCTTCCCCTCGGGTTCGTGTGTGTCAGGACCGATGCGCTCGGACCGGCACGACGGGTCCCGTAGGTCGTACGGGACCCGTCGTGCTCGGGGAACGAATCAGGCCTTGGCCTCGTCGGCGGCGGGCGCAGCGGCCTCGGTCGCGTCGGTGGTCTCGGCGGCGGGCTCGTCGGTCGAGGCGGTGGCCTCGGCGGCGGGCTCGTCGGTCGCGGCGTCGGCGGCCTCGGTCGCCTCGGCGGCCTCGGACGACGCGCCGGTGGCCTCGGAGGCCGGGGTCTCGGCGGTCTTGTCGGCGTCGCCACCGGTCGCCTCGACGGCGGCCTTCTCGGCGTCACCGGCGAGCAGCTCGCGCTCCCACTCGGCCAGGGGCTCCTCGGCACCGACCTCGGCCGCACCCTCGCTGCCGGCCTTGGCGCCGGAGCGGGCGATGAGGCCCTCGGCGACGGCGTCGGCGATCACGCGGGTGAGCAGGCCGACGGCGCGGATCGCGTCGTCGTTGCCGGGGATCGGGAAGTCGACCAGGTCCGGGTCGCAGTTGGAGTCCAGGATGCCGATGATCGGGATCCGCAGCTTGCGGGCCTCCTCGACGGCGAGGTGCTCCTTGTTCGTGTCGACGATCCACACCGCGGAGGGCGTGCGGGTCATCTCACGGATACCGCCGAGCGACTTGTTGAGCTTGTCGCGCTCGCGGCGCATCTGGAGCAGCTCCTTCTTCGTGCGGCTGCTGCCGGCCACGTCGTCGAAGTCGACCTCGTCGAGCTCCTTGAGGCGGTTGATCCGCTGGTGCACGGTCTGGAAGTTGGTGAGCATGCCACCCAGCCAGCGCTGGTTGACGTAGGGCATCCCGACGCGGGTCGCCTGCTCGGCGATCGCCTCCTGGGCCTGCTTCTTCGTGCCGACGAACATCACGGTGCCGCCCTTGGCGACGGTCTCCTTGATGAAGGCGTACGAGCGGTCGATATAGGCCAGCGACTGCTGCAGGTCGATGATGTAGATGCCGTTGCGCTCGGTCATGATGAAGCGCTTCATCTTGGGGTTCCAGCGACGGGTCTGGTGCCCGAAGTGGACGCCGCTCTCGAGGAGCTGGCGCATGGTGACGACTGCCATTGAGGTGTTCTCCTGTGGTGGAGCCGCTCCCGTTGTCGCCCGCCCTTCGTGCAGGGCGGGCCGGTGGCGTGCTCCGGTTGTGGTGTTCAGTTGCCACAGCCGACGGGTGCCGGCTGTCCTGACGCTCACGCGCGACCCCACCCGGATTTCTCCGGGACCGGGGATCGTCGCCCACGGGTGGCCGGGACCAAGGAGCTGGACCCGTCGCGGTCTGAGAGCGTGCGAAGTCAATCCAGAAGGATTGCTGCCGCTCAGGATAGTCCGCAGCGCTGCCGCGGGCGAATCGGTGCCACCGGTGCGCCAGGTGCCGTCCACAGGCGCCTCCCCCGACCCCGTTGTCCCCAGCCGCGAGCGCCCGGCGGGCGGGGCCGCGACGGCGTCGGCAGGCTGCTGCCCATGTCCCTGCGCCGCCTCGTCCTCGTCGTCCCGTTCCTGCTCGTCGCGGGGATGTTCCCGCCCGCGCAGGCGACGCAGGTCGGGGCGACGCCCGCCGAGGTGACGCCGGTCGGGATGTGGCCGCTGCTGCCAGTTCCGGAGGTCGTCGAGGGCTTCGACCCTCCGGACTCGCCGTGGGGCGCGGGGCACCGGGGGGTGGACCTGCTCGGCCGGGCGGGCCAGCCGGTGCGCAGCGCGCTGCCGGGGCGGGTGTCGTTCGCCGGACGGCTGGCCGGGCGCGGGATCGTCGTGGTGGACCACGGCGACACCCGGACGACGTACGAGCCCGTGGCCGCGGACGTCGCCGTCGGCGACCCGGTCGCGGCGGGCGACCGCCTCGGTCGGCTCGAGGTCGTCGGCTCGCACTGCTTCCCGCGGGCCTGCCTGCACTGGGGCTGGCTGCGCGGCGCGACCTACCTCGACCCGCTGCTCCTCGTCGGCCTGGGCCCGGTCCGGCTGCTCCCGCTCTGGCGGGACCAGCCGGTGGGGTCCACCGGGGAGGTCGCGGCGCCCTGGGCGCCCGGCGTCCCGCCGTACGCCGCCTGGCAGCCGCTGGTCCGGACGTCGAGGTGACGCGCACTCAGGCTCGTGGGTGCGCCTGCTGGTAGGCCCGACGCAGCCGGTCGGTGGTCACGTGCGTGTAGAGCTGCGTGGTGGCCAGCGAGGCGTGGCCGAGCAGCTCCTGGACCGAGCGGAGGTCGGCCCCGCCCTCGAGCAGGTGGGTCGCGGCGGTGTGCCGCAGCCCGTGCGGGCCGATGTCGGGAGCCCCGGGCACCTGGGCGATCCGCTGGTGCACCAGGGTGCGGACGGCCCGCTGGTCGATGCGGCGGCCCCGGGCGCCGAGGAACAGCGCGGCGCCGGCCCCCTCGACCCGGAGCGCGGGCCGGCCCTCGGCGAGCCAGCGCTCGACCGCGCGGGCGGCGGGCAGCCCGAACGGCACCATCCGCTCCTTGCGCCCCTTGCCGAAGACGCGGACCACGTTGCGCTCGCGGTCCAGGTCGTCGAGGTCGAGGCCGACGAGCTCGCCCACCCGGATGCCGGTGGCGTAGAGCAGCTCGAGCATCGCGACGTCGCGCAGCCCGACGGGGCTGCCGTCGTCGGCCAGCGCCGCGGCGCCGCGGATCAGGTCGGCCGCCTCGTCGGCGCGCAGCACCGGTGGCAGGGTCTTGTGCGCCTTCGGCGAGCCCAGGCTCGCCCCGGCGTCGGTCGTGGCGCGGTCGGTGCGCACCAGCCACGCGGTGAACACCCGCGCCGCCGTGGCCCGCCGGGCCAGCGTGGTGCGCGAGCGGCCGAGCGTCTGCTGCTTCGCCAGCCAGCTGCGCAGGGTCCGCAGGTCGAGCTCCCCGACCTCGGTGTGCCCGAGCCGCGACGCGTGCTCGAGCAGGCCGGCCACGTCGGCCAGGTAGGCCCGCACCGTGTGCGGGGCCAGGTCCCGCTCCGCCACCAGGTGGCGTTCGTAGTCGCCCAGCACCCGGGCCATCGGCTCGGGCAGGTGCTCCTGCTCCTCGCGGACGTCCTCCGTGGCTGCCACCCGTCGAGTCTAGGTCGGCGCGACTCCCCCGGCCGTGCCCTTGCACGGC includes these proteins:
- a CDS encoding tyrosine recombinase XerC; amino-acid sequence: MARVLGDYERHLVAERDLAPHTVRAYLADVAGLLEHASRLGHTEVGELDLRTLRSWLAKQQTLGRSRTTLARRATAARVFTAWLVRTDRATTDAGASLGSPKAHKTLPPVLRADEAADLIRGAAALADDGSPVGLRDVAMLELLYATGIRVGELVGLDLDDLDRERNVVRVFGKGRKERMVPFGLPAARAVERWLAEGRPALRVEGAGAALFLGARGRRIDQRAVRTLVHQRIAQVPGAPDIGPHGLRHTAATHLLEGGADLRSVQELLGHASLATTQLYTHVTTDRLRRAYQQAHPRA
- a CDS encoding M23 family metallopeptidase — encoded protein: MSLRRLVLVVPFLLVAGMFPPAQATQVGATPAEVTPVGMWPLLPVPEVVEGFDPPDSPWGAGHRGVDLLGRAGQPVRSALPGRVSFAGRLAGRGIVVVDHGDTRTTYEPVAADVAVGDPVAAGDRLGRLEVVGSHCFPRACLHWGWLRGATYLDPLLLVGLGPVRLLPLWRDQPVGSTGEVAAPWAPGVPPYAAWQPLVRTSR
- the rpsB gene encoding 30S ribosomal protein S2; translation: MAVVTMRQLLESGVHFGHQTRRWNPKMKRFIMTERNGIYIIDLQQSLAYIDRSYAFIKETVAKGGTVMFVGTKKQAQEAIAEQATRVGMPYVNQRWLGGMLTNFQTVHQRINRLKELDEVDFDDVAGSSRTKKELLQMRRERDKLNKSLGGIREMTRTPSAVWIVDTNKEHLAVEEARKLRIPIIGILDSNCDPDLVDFPIPGNDDAIRAVGLLTRVIADAVAEGLIARSGAKAGSEGAAEVGAEEPLAEWERELLAGDAEKAAVEATGGDADKTAETPASEATGASSEAAEATEAADAATDEPAAEATASTDEPAAETTDATEAAAPAADEAKA